The Rhinoraja longicauda isolate Sanriku21f chromosome 17, sRhiLon1.1, whole genome shotgun sequence genome includes a region encoding these proteins:
- the fezf2 gene encoding fez family zinc finger protein 2, translated as MASYGHLETVVPCPRQTPRNGSSPTTCNGATPKALAFSIERIMAKNSEPRSSTEQRQSLEKAEGKKVGKLCSPVPCVLPIQQFPYDLQAKALLNYSEVWKSNLRSSLCTSAPVCKSNCGMCYKTDLTLGPTVMAANRLIKPQVINQTVAMPANGSLYYFNYLDTTYHPSELLHGHHIFPSHILGTQPPASLSAHQKLLLLENAKFASLAAEKYPSPQFPHKESIPGQLDQVIKENGSFPVEKNVTKHHPKLSNTTGDGKPKNFTCEVCGKVFNAHYNLTRHMPVHTGARPFVCKVCGKGFRQASTLCRHKIIHTQEKPHKCNQCGKAFNRSSTLNTHIRIHAGYKPFVCEFCGKGFHQKGNYKNHKLTHSGEKQFKCNICNKAFHQVYNLTFHMHTHNDKKPFTCGTCGKGFCRNFDLKKHIRKLHDGNSTIAPANERPRVGIS; from the exons ATGGCGAGTTATGGTCACTTGGAGACCGTTGTGCCTTGTCCCAGGCAAACACCCAGGAATGGAAGCTCCCCAACTACCTGCAATGGAGCCACCCCGAAGGCATTGGCTTTTTCAATCGAGAGAATCATGGCCAAGAACTCCGAACCAAGGAGCTCTACTGAACAAAGGCAAAGCTTGGAGAAAGCCGAAGGCAAAAAGGTTGGGAAATTGTGTTCCCCTGTGCCTTGCGTGCTGCCCATACAACAATTTCCTTATGACTTGCAAGCGAAGGCTCTCCTGAATTACTCGGAAGTGTGGAAGTCTAACCTGAGAAGTTCACTCTGTACTTCAGCGCCTGTGTGTAAATCAAACTGTGGGATGTGCTACAAAACGGACTTAACTTTAGGCCCGACCGTGATGGCTGCAAACAGGCTGATCAAACCTCAAGTTATCAACCAAACCGTGGCGATGCCTGCGAACGGCTCCCTCTATTATTTCAACTATTTAGACACAACGTACCACCCTTCAGAGTTGCTGCACGGCCACCACATTTTCCCGTCTCATATCCTCGGCACTCAGCCGCCGGCCTCACTTTCCGCCCACCAGAAACTACTTTTGCTGGAGAACGCTAAATTCGCCAGCCTGGCAGCGGAGAAATACCCGAGCCCGCAATTTCCTCACAAAGAAAGCATTCCGGGACAGCTGGACCAAGTGATCAAGGAAAACGGTAGCTTTCCAGTGGAAAAGAATGTAACTAAACACCACCCGAAGCTGAGCAACACGACGGGCGACGGCAAACCTAAAAACTTCACCTGCGAAGTTTGTGGAAAG GTTTTTAATGCACATTATAACCTGACGCGCCATATGCCGGTCCACACCGGGGCAAGGCCATTTGTCTGTAAAGTATGCGGGAAAGGCTTTCGACAAGCTAGTACCCTGTGCAGACATAAAATAATCCACACACAG GAAAAGCCCCACAAATGTAACCAATGCGGTAAAGCTTTTAACCGGAGCTCCACTCTCAACACGCACATTCGGATCCACGCCGGTTACAAACCTTTTGTTTGCGAATTCTGTGGGAAAGGATTTCACCAAAAAG GAAACTACAAGAACCACAAACTGACACACAGCGGAGAGAAGCAATTCAAATGTAATATATGCAACAAAGCGTTCCACCAGGTCTATAATTTGACATTTCACATGCATACCCACAATGATAAAAAGCCCTTCACTTGCGGCACttgtgggaagggattctgtaGGAACTTTGACTTGAAGAAGCATATAAGAAAGCTACACGATGGCAACTCAACCATAGCGCCTGCAAACGAGCGTCCAAGAGTGGGAATAAGTTAG